In Pirellulales bacterium, the sequence TTCCTGGCAGTACGGCCGCCGGTATGCCCGGTCATCATTCACACCAGCAATGGCTCGCGTTCGGACTGGATGATCGGCGAGTTCGAGCTAGTGCCGCATCCACGCTAAATCTTGGGGTTGGCGACCCCCGCGAGTTCATGGACACTCCGCGGCACAAGGAGGTGTCCCATGAACAAGAAGTATATCGTCCGGCTGTCGGATGATGAACGTGGCGTCTGCCGGGATATCGTCAAGCGGCTCAAGGGGACGTCGGAGAAAGTGAATCGGGCCCAAATCCTACTCAAGGCGGATGCGGATGGGCCGAGTTGGCCGGATGCAAAGATCGCGGAGGCGTATGGTTGCTCAGTGCGGACCGTGGAGAATCTTCGTGAGCGGTTGGTCACAACGGGCTTTGATTCCGCGTTGGAACGCAAGAAACGTGCGCCGCCGCCGACGCCGCGCAAGCTTGATGGCGTGGGGGAAGCGAAGCTGATCGCGATGCGGCTGGGGAAGCCGCCGGCGGGGTATGGCCGGTGGTCGTTGCAGTTGTTGGCCGATGAGCTGGCGGTGTTGGAAGTGGTCCCTTCGATCTGCGCGGAGACGGTCCGCAAGACGCTAAAAAAAATGGCATGACCAAGCGCAAGATCCAGTATTGGGTGATTCCGCCCGACCAGGATGCCGAGTTCG encodes:
- a CDS encoding helix-turn-helix domain-containing protein — protein: MNKKYIVRLSDDERGVCRDIVKRLKGTSEKVNRAQILLKADADGPSWPDAKIAEAYGCSVRTVENLRERLVTTGFDSALERKKRAPPPTPRKLDGVGEAKLIAMRLGKPPAGYGRWSLQLLADELAVLEVVPSICAETVRKTLKKMA